A genomic segment from Aegilops tauschii subsp. strangulata cultivar AL8/78 chromosome 1, Aet v6.0, whole genome shotgun sequence encodes:
- the LOC123496919 gene encoding uncharacterized protein codes for MKAGREDAAVEKDAAVDAVEKPAVVIAAAVGAAEGAVAATGGGAPSAVTAPAAVAAVEPAVGEQVEEEVAVDLEEQRLKRKREQYELIDRSYEEAHLDAQEVQDEAVEFDEEVDDELSEEDDEDVDDSKESRDSKSRYVLRRLRNGEIPYCSGYNRLYGNIACPFCCAIIKSDYDNLIMHGTYIGRGNWRNRKPYVRAKHAAFGAFLRKYAKGHLPFYLLRPPRPAKTPRI; via the exons ATGAAGGCCGGCCGTGAagacgcggcggtggagaagGACGCAGCGGTAGATGCAGTGGAGAAGCCTGCTGTGGTCATTGCCGCCGCGGTTGGCGCGGCCGAGGGCGCCGTCGCGGCGACGGGAGGCGGTGCACCATCTGCTGTGACTGCACCGGCCGCCGTCGCAGCGGTCGAGCCTGCGGTCGGGGAgcaggtggaggaggaggtggcggttGATCTGGAGGAGCAGAGGCTCAAGCGGAAGCGGGAGCAGTACGAGCTCATCGACAGGAGCTACGAGGAGGCCCACCTCGACGCTCAGGAAGTGCAGGACGAGGCCGTCGAGTTCGACGAGGAGGTCGACGACGAGCTCTCGGAG GAAGATGACGAAGACGTGGATGATAGTAAGGAGAGCAGGGACAGCAAGAGCCGCTACGTCCTCAGGAGGCTGCGGAATGGGGAAATCCCATACTGCAGCGGATACAACAGGCTCTATGGCAACATAGCCTGCCCCTTCTGCTGCGCGATTATCAAGAGCGACTACGACAACCTGATCATGCATGGCACCTATATCGGCCGTGGTAATTGGAGGAACCGCAAGCCCTACGTCCGGGCTAAACATGCCGCTTTTGGTGCCTTCCTCAGGAAGTACGCGAAGGGGCATCTGCCATTCTACCTCCTGAGGCCTCCTCGTCCGGCCAAGACGCCGAGGATCTGA